Below is a window of Candidatus Binatia bacterium DNA.
CGGACCCGCAGGTATTCGCGCACCTGGTGACGTCGGCGGAAGCCGCCGGCATCGAATCGATCTGGACCGTCGAGCACGTCTTCGTCCCCCGCGACTACGAATCGAAGTATCCGTACGCACCCGGCGGCAAGATGCCGGGACCCGAGAATGCGCCGATTCACGATCCTTTCATTGCGCTCGCGTACGCGGCCGCGCTGACGAAAAAGATCCGCCTCGGTACCGGAGTACTGATTCTCCCGCAGCGGCATCCGGCCTACGTCGCCAAGGAAGTCGCCTCGCTGGACGTGCTCTCGGGAGGGCGCGTAATCCTCGGCATCGGCGTGGGCTGGCTCAAGGAGGAATTCGAGGCCCTCGGCAGCAGCTTCGACGATCGCGCGGCGCGCACTCGCGAGAGCGTCGCGGCGATGCGCAGCCTGTGGCTGCCGGGACCGTCCACGTTCCGCGGGAGCTTCTTCGCGTGGAACAACGTCGAGTCGAACCCGAAGCCGGTGCAGGGAGCCAACGTCCCGATCGT
It encodes the following:
- a CDS encoding LLM class F420-dependent oxidoreductase, translated to MKFGMLFANSGPFADPQVFAHLVTSAEAAGIESIWTVEHVFVPRDYESKYPYAPGGKMPGPENAPIHDPFIALAYAAALTKKIRLGTGVLILPQRHPAYVAKEVASLDVLSGGRVILGIGVGWLKEEFEALGSSFDDRAARTRESVAAMRSLWLPGPSTFRGSFFAWNNVESNPKPVQGANVPIVIGGHTDLAARRAARYGTGFFPGRGNAERMQELIGIMRDECAKVGRDADSIELTGGLMSPDHDVIARYRDMGFSRMLMPPPGYDKDAISKGLDAFASKFLR